Proteins encoded by one window of Cylindrospermum stagnale PCC 7417:
- a CDS encoding ABC transporter substrate-binding protein, producing MTNRRQFLQGITALGSLSLAGCGWRLANIRANSPSAGQRDQLYIFTWSQYTDQELLAAFSAQTGMKVLADVYDSNDVMLAKLQVGGGGTYSIIYPSDSAVQKMLDQDLLTEINRDRLVGIDNLYSRFQNPSYDPNNKYCIPFNWGTTGLIYNSEKLETAPEDWDYLWQNKEKLNKRMTLLNDVREVIGATLRMLGYSYNSQNETEIKQAYEKLKVLKPAVSAFDTDAWQNQLLAGDLLLAMCYSGDAVKMSRENPKLKFVIPRSGSTLWTDNLVIPKDAPNLAGAYAWINWILQPEVSAQFTERLNIATPNSAAFDLLPKRLQEDENLFPPESSLEKCERVTPLGKYEELYQRYWTQLTSS from the coding sequence ATGACTAACAGACGGCAATTTTTACAAGGGATAACAGCACTTGGGAGCTTGTCGCTAGCTGGTTGTGGCTGGAGGCTTGCTAATATCCGAGCTAATTCTCCTAGTGCTGGTCAACGTGACCAACTGTATATCTTTACCTGGTCGCAATATACTGATCAAGAATTACTCGCAGCATTTAGCGCCCAAACTGGCATGAAAGTTTTGGCAGATGTGTATGATTCCAACGATGTCATGCTGGCGAAGCTGCAAGTCGGGGGAGGTGGTACTTACAGCATCATCTATCCATCTGATAGTGCAGTGCAGAAGATGTTGGATCAAGATTTATTAACAGAAATAAATCGCGATCGCTTAGTCGGTATAGATAATTTATACTCCCGATTTCAAAATCCTAGTTATGACCCTAACAACAAATACTGCATTCCCTTTAATTGGGGGACAACAGGGTTAATTTATAATTCTGAAAAACTCGAAACCGCACCAGAAGACTGGGATTATCTTTGGCAAAACAAAGAAAAACTGAATAAGCGGATGACTTTGCTCAATGATGTCCGGGAGGTAATAGGCGCAACATTGCGGATGCTGGGTTACTCTTATAATTCGCAAAATGAAACAGAAATAAAACAAGCTTATGAAAAGTTGAAAGTCCTGAAACCAGCAGTTTCTGCCTTCGACACCGATGCTTGGCAAAACCAACTTTTGGCAGGAGATTTACTACTGGCAATGTGTTACTCAGGAGATGCGGTGAAAATGTCCAGAGAAAACCCCAAACTAAAATTTGTGATTCCTCGCAGTGGTTCAACATTATGGACTGATAATCTGGTAATTCCCAAAGATGCGCCTAATTTGGCTGGTGCTTATGCTTGGATTAACTGGATTTTACAACCAGAAGTATCAGCCCAGTTCACTGAACGTTTGAACATTGCTACACCGAATAGCGCCGCATTTGATTTATTACCAAAAAGACTCCAAGAAGATGAAAATTTATTCCCTCCAGAGTCAAGTTTAGAAAAATGCGAACGCGTGACTCCTTTAGGAAAATATGAAGAACTTTACCAGCGTTATTGGACTCAATTAACCAGCAGCTAA